One region of Aurantimonas sp. HBX-1 genomic DNA includes:
- a CDS encoding DUF2799 domain-containing protein, with the protein MTWPLLVGAALALNACATLSEEECLTSDWRRLGESDGANGRQVGFVAEHQAACTKHGVTPDVAAWRTGWEAGIATFCTPSNGARLGAEGGSYAGSCPLDLKAAFEEPYFANKKVHDARERRDQLRSRIDSLRYELGSIAEEDKRREKRRELERLRDDLWDAEDDLRRAEDDLRYERFADFMDR; encoded by the coding sequence ATGACATGGCCGCTCCTCGTCGGGGCGGCGCTGGCGCTTAATGCGTGTGCGACGCTGTCCGAAGAAGAGTGTCTGACGAGCGACTGGCGGCGACTCGGGGAAAGCGACGGCGCCAACGGCCGACAGGTCGGTTTCGTGGCGGAACATCAGGCCGCCTGCACGAAACACGGCGTCACACCCGATGTCGCCGCCTGGCGCACGGGGTGGGAGGCCGGGATCGCCACCTTCTGCACGCCGTCGAACGGTGCGCGGCTCGGCGCCGAGGGGGGCTCCTACGCCGGCTCCTGCCCGCTCGACCTGAAGGCAGCCTTCGAGGAACCCTATTTCGCGAACAAGAAGGTCCACGATGCCCGCGAGCGCCGCGATCAGCTGCGCAGCCGGATCGACAGCCTCCGCTACGAACTCGGCTCGATCGCGGAAGAAGACAAGCGGCGCGAGAAGCGACGGGAGCTGGAGCGACTTCGCGACGATCTGTGGGACGCGGAAGACGACCTGCGCCGCGCGGAGGACGATCTGCGCTACGAACGGTTCGCCGACTTCATGGACCGCTGA
- a CDS encoding YqaE/Pmp3 family membrane protein — translation MDIIRIILAIILPPVGVFMQVGFSKHFFINILLTLLGYIPGVIHAIWVIAKY, via the coding sequence ATGGACATCATCCGCATCATCCTCGCCATCATCCTGCCGCCCGTCGGCGTCTTCATGCAGGTCGGCTTCAGCAAGCACTTCTTCATCAACATCCTTCTCACCCTTCTCGGCTACATTCCCGGCGTCATCCACGCCATCTGGGTCATCGCGAAGTACTGA
- the rpsD gene encoding 30S ribosomal protein S4 — MSKRASAKYKIDRRMGENIWGRPKSPVNRRQYGPGQHGQRRKGKVSDFGVQLRAKQKLKGYYGDVSEKQFRKIYEEAARRRGDTSENLIGLLESRLDAVVYRAKFVATIFAARQFVNHGHVNVNGRRTNIQSYVCKAGDVIEVRQKSKQLAFVLEATQLAERDVPDYLDVDHQKMVATYTRVPGLHDVPYPVQMEPNLVVEFYSR; from the coding sequence ATGAGCAAGCGCGCATCAGCGAAGTACAAGATCGATCGCCGCATGGGCGAGAACATCTGGGGACGTCCCAAGTCCCCGGTGAACCGCCGCCAGTACGGCCCGGGCCAGCATGGCCAGCGGCGCAAGGGCAAGGTGTCGGATTTCGGCGTCCAGCTCCGTGCGAAGCAGAAGCTGAAGGGCTATTACGGCGACGTCTCCGAGAAGCAGTTCCGCAAGATCTACGAAGAGGCCGCCCGTCGCCGCGGTGATACCTCGGAGAACCTGATCGGCCTCCTGGAGAGCCGTCTCGACGCCGTCGTCTATCGGGCGAAGTTCGTCGCGACGATCTTTGCCGCACGGCAGTTCGTCAACCACGGCCACGTCAACGTCAACGGTCGCCGTACCAACATCCAGTCGTATGTCTGCAAGGCCGGCGACGTGATCGAGGTCCGCCAGAAGTCCAAGCAGCTGGCCTTCGTGCTGGAAGCCACGCAGCTCGCCGAGCGCGACGTGCCGGACTATCTCGACGTCGACCACCAGAAGATGGTCGCCACCTACACCCGCGTGCCCGGCCTCCACGACGTGCCGTATCCGGTGCAGATGGAGCCGAACCTGGTCGTCGAGTTCTACTCGCGCTGA
- the ttcA gene encoding tRNA 2-thiocytidine(32) synthetase TtcA: MGDAEIGSGAHSLFREAPDSVTFRKLRKRLLREVRDAIERHGMVRPGARWLVGISGGKDSYALLALLHDLKWRGLLPADLLACNLDQGQPNFPKHVLPDFLDRFGIPHRIEYRDTYSVVTEKVPAGATYCSLCSRLRRGHLYRIAREEGCEALVLGHHRDDCLETFFMNLFHGGRLSAMPAKLLNDEGDLMVLRPLIASAEEDIAKFSAAMAFPIIPCDLCGSQDGLQRNVTKQMLAEMERRFPGRKQVMMRALATVRPGHLLDPSLFDFAGLAPNPDP; this comes from the coding sequence ATCGGGGACGCCGAGATCGGCAGCGGTGCCCACAGCCTGTTTCGCGAGGCGCCGGACTCGGTGACCTTCCGCAAGCTGCGCAAGCGCCTGTTGCGGGAGGTGCGCGACGCGATCGAGCGGCACGGGATGGTCCGGCCGGGCGCGCGCTGGCTGGTCGGCATCTCGGGCGGCAAGGACTCCTACGCGCTGCTGGCGCTGCTGCACGACCTGAAATGGCGGGGACTGCTGCCGGCCGATCTGCTGGCCTGCAATCTCGACCAGGGCCAGCCGAACTTTCCCAAGCATGTCCTGCCGGATTTCCTCGACCGTTTCGGCATTCCACACCGCATCGAGTATCGCGACACCTATTCGGTGGTGACCGAGAAGGTGCCGGCCGGAGCGACCTACTGTTCGCTGTGCTCGCGGCTGCGGCGCGGCCACCTCTACCGCATCGCGCGGGAGGAGGGCTGCGAGGCGCTGGTGCTCGGCCACCACCGCGACGACTGCCTCGAGACCTTCTTCATGAACCTCTTCCATGGCGGCCGGCTGTCGGCGATGCCGGCGAAGCTGCTCAACGACGAGGGCGACCTCATGGTGCTGCGGCCGCTGATCGCCTCGGCCGAGGAGGACATCGCGAAGTTCTCCGCGGCGATGGCGTTCCCTATCATCCCCTGCGATCTCTGCGGCAGCCAAGACGGGCTGCAGCGCAACGTGACCAAGCAGATGCTGGCCGAGATGGAACGGCGCTTCCCGGGCCGCAAGCAGGTGATGATGCGGGCGCTGGCGACGGTCCGGCCGGGCCATCTCCTCGACCCGTCGCTGTTCGACTTCGCTGGCCTTGCGCCGAATCCCGATCCCTAG